From Pagrus major chromosome 9, Pma_NU_1.0, the proteins below share one genomic window:
- the LOC141002846 gene encoding uncharacterized protein isoform X3 codes for MSSAILLIVLLCAHSTGPISAQLLNATVGGSVLIPCSLPGYPLRLNWFYWQEGKQHFFQWEGGKIIPIQNNTYENRTQVFISGFSSGNISIRLDNISTEDDQKTFFALVKLDSKPPQEHCRSTLQVSAPYQDLVLTVNNTANSATCTARGGYPKAEVLWKSLNRSNDKQLDLQGAETSLQQDPTEKTFSFTSSVNVTGLKSVTCVVYNPYSDENINRTIEIDNAADGNESLAAIIVPVVLVILVLAVVLAGVYVWYRKQPPAQDQDQDQDQDQDQAEDQDQDQDQAEDQDQDQDQAEDQDQDPPNQGVVPNLQDRTQPEAGNGSEEAVSLTGTGAAFHRPTTRSCSTAGRDTSDNAAAAPEETEKLLKKENGNEDGTSESQKSI; via the exons cACACAGTACAGGTCCCATCTCAGCGCAGCTTCTCAATGCCACTGTTGGAGGATCCGTCCTGATCCCCTGTTCTCTCCCAGGTTATCCACTGAGACTCAACTGGTTTTACTGGCAGGAGGGcaagcaacatttttttcagtgggAAGGTGGGAAAATAATCCCAATCCAAAACAACACATACGAGAACAGGACTCAAGTCTTCATTTCTGGGTTCAGTTCTGGAAATATTTCCATCAGACTTGACAACATTTCTACTGAAGATGATCAGAAAACCTTCTTTGCTTTAGTTAAGTTAGATTCCAAACCACCTCAAGAACATTGCAGATCCACGCTGCAGGTTTCAG CTCCCTACCAGGATCTGGTCCTGACTGTTAacaacacagccaacagtgcAACCTGCACAGCACGGGGAGGATACCCTAAAGCTGAAGTATTATGGAAGAGTCTGAACAGATCCAATGATAAACAGCTGGACCTGCAGGGTGCTGAGACGTCCCTGCAGCAGGATCCAACAGAGAAAACCTTCTCCTTCACAAGCTCTGTCAATGTTACGGGGTTAAAGTCTGTAACCTGCGTCGTCTACAACCCTTACTCCGACGAGAACATTAACAGAACCATTGAGATCGACAATGCTGCTG ATGGAAACGAGAGCTTGGCTGCAATAATTGTACCTGTTGTCCTCGTCATCCTTGTCCTTGCTGTTGTCCTTGCTGGTGTCTATGTGTGGTACAGAAAGCAAC CTCCAGCTCAAGATCAAGATCAAGATCAGGATCAAGATCAGGATCAAGCTGAAGATCAAGATCAAGATCAGGATCAAGCTGAAGATCAAGATCAAGATCAGGATCAAGCTGAAGATCAAGATCAAGATCCACCCAACCAAGGAGTCGTCCCTAATCTCCAAGACCGAACTCAACCTGAAG CAGGAAATGGATCTGAGGAAGCTGTTTCACTAACTGGGACTGGCGCTGCGTTTCACCGTCCCACAACgaggagctgcagcactgcaggCCGCGACACCAGTGAcaacgctgctgctgctccagaggagacagaaaaactgttgaaaaaagaaaatggcaatGAAGACGGCACCTCAGAGAGTCAGAAGTCTATATGA
- the LOC141002846 gene encoding uncharacterized protein isoform X2, protein MLVLTKSTVDLKLIQLFSNMGLLGLIISLSLTNMFSFLAHSTGPISAQLLNATVGGSVLIPCSLPGYPLRLNWFYWQEGKQHFFQWEGGKIIPIQNNTYENRTQVFISGFSSGNISIRLDNISTEDDQKTFFALVKLDSKPPQEHCRSTLQVSAPYQDLVLTVNNTANSATCTARGGYPKAEVLWKSLNRSNDKQLDLQGAETSLQQDPTEKTFSFTSSVNVTGLKSVTCVVYNPYSDENINRTIEIDNAADGNESLAAIIVPVVLVILVLAVVLAGVYVWYRKQPPAQDQDQDQDQDQDQAEDQDQDQDQAEDQDQDQDQAEDQDQDPPNQGVVPNLQDRTQPEGNGSEEAVSLTGTGAAFHRPTTRSCSTAGRDTSDNAAAAPEETEKLLKKENGNEDGTSESQKSI, encoded by the exons ATGTTGGTGTTAACAAAGTCAACAGTTGATCTGAAATTAATCCAATTATTCTCCAATATGGGACTTTTGGGACTGATTATTTCTCTTTCACtgacaaatatgttttcttttctagcACACAGTACAGGTCCCATCTCAGCGCAGCTTCTCAATGCCACTGTTGGAGGATCCGTCCTGATCCCCTGTTCTCTCCCAGGTTATCCACTGAGACTCAACTGGTTTTACTGGCAGGAGGGcaagcaacatttttttcagtgggAAGGTGGGAAAATAATCCCAATCCAAAACAACACATACGAGAACAGGACTCAAGTCTTCATTTCTGGGTTCAGTTCTGGAAATATTTCCATCAGACTTGACAACATTTCTACTGAAGATGATCAGAAAACCTTCTTTGCTTTAGTTAAGTTAGATTCCAAACCACCTCAAGAACATTGCAGATCCACGCTGCAGGTTTCAG CTCCCTACCAGGATCTGGTCCTGACTGTTAacaacacagccaacagtgcAACCTGCACAGCACGGGGAGGATACCCTAAAGCTGAAGTATTATGGAAGAGTCTGAACAGATCCAATGATAAACAGCTGGACCTGCAGGGTGCTGAGACGTCCCTGCAGCAGGATCCAACAGAGAAAACCTTCTCCTTCACAAGCTCTGTCAATGTTACGGGGTTAAAGTCTGTAACCTGCGTCGTCTACAACCCTTACTCCGACGAGAACATTAACAGAACCATTGAGATCGACAATGCTGCTG ATGGAAACGAGAGCTTGGCTGCAATAATTGTACCTGTTGTCCTCGTCATCCTTGTCCTTGCTGTTGTCCTTGCTGGTGTCTATGTGTGGTACAGAAAGCAAC CTCCAGCTCAAGATCAAGATCAAGATCAGGATCAAGATCAGGATCAAGCTGAAGATCAAGATCAAGATCAGGATCAAGCTGAAGATCAAGATCAAGATCAGGATCAAGCTGAAGATCAAGATCAAGATCCACCCAACCAAGGAGTCGTCCCTAATCTCCAAGACCGAACTCAACCTGAAG GAAATGGATCTGAGGAAGCTGTTTCACTAACTGGGACTGGCGCTGCGTTTCACCGTCCCACAACgaggagctgcagcactgcaggCCGCGACACCAGTGAcaacgctgctgctgctccagaggagacagaaaaactgttgaaaaaagaaaatggcaatGAAGACGGCACCTCAGAGAGTCAGAAGTCTATATGA
- the LOC141002846 gene encoding uncharacterized protein isoform X1, which produces MLVLTKSTVDLKLIQLFSNMGLLGLIISLSLTNMFSFLAHSTGPISAQLLNATVGGSVLIPCSLPGYPLRLNWFYWQEGKQHFFQWEGGKIIPIQNNTYENRTQVFISGFSSGNISIRLDNISTEDDQKTFFALVKLDSKPPQEHCRSTLQVSAPYQDLVLTVNNTANSATCTARGGYPKAEVLWKSLNRSNDKQLDLQGAETSLQQDPTEKTFSFTSSVNVTGLKSVTCVVYNPYSDENINRTIEIDNAADGNESLAAIIVPVVLVILVLAVVLAGVYVWYRKQPPAQDQDQDQDQDQDQAEDQDQDQDQAEDQDQDQDQAEDQDQDPPNQGVVPNLQDRTQPEAGNGSEEAVSLTGTGAAFHRPTTRSCSTAGRDTSDNAAAAPEETEKLLKKENGNEDGTSESQKSI; this is translated from the exons ATGTTGGTGTTAACAAAGTCAACAGTTGATCTGAAATTAATCCAATTATTCTCCAATATGGGACTTTTGGGACTGATTATTTCTCTTTCACtgacaaatatgttttcttttctagcACACAGTACAGGTCCCATCTCAGCGCAGCTTCTCAATGCCACTGTTGGAGGATCCGTCCTGATCCCCTGTTCTCTCCCAGGTTATCCACTGAGACTCAACTGGTTTTACTGGCAGGAGGGcaagcaacatttttttcagtgggAAGGTGGGAAAATAATCCCAATCCAAAACAACACATACGAGAACAGGACTCAAGTCTTCATTTCTGGGTTCAGTTCTGGAAATATTTCCATCAGACTTGACAACATTTCTACTGAAGATGATCAGAAAACCTTCTTTGCTTTAGTTAAGTTAGATTCCAAACCACCTCAAGAACATTGCAGATCCACGCTGCAGGTTTCAG CTCCCTACCAGGATCTGGTCCTGACTGTTAacaacacagccaacagtgcAACCTGCACAGCACGGGGAGGATACCCTAAAGCTGAAGTATTATGGAAGAGTCTGAACAGATCCAATGATAAACAGCTGGACCTGCAGGGTGCTGAGACGTCCCTGCAGCAGGATCCAACAGAGAAAACCTTCTCCTTCACAAGCTCTGTCAATGTTACGGGGTTAAAGTCTGTAACCTGCGTCGTCTACAACCCTTACTCCGACGAGAACATTAACAGAACCATTGAGATCGACAATGCTGCTG ATGGAAACGAGAGCTTGGCTGCAATAATTGTACCTGTTGTCCTCGTCATCCTTGTCCTTGCTGTTGTCCTTGCTGGTGTCTATGTGTGGTACAGAAAGCAAC CTCCAGCTCAAGATCAAGATCAAGATCAGGATCAAGATCAGGATCAAGCTGAAGATCAAGATCAAGATCAGGATCAAGCTGAAGATCAAGATCAAGATCAGGATCAAGCTGAAGATCAAGATCAAGATCCACCCAACCAAGGAGTCGTCCCTAATCTCCAAGACCGAACTCAACCTGAAG CAGGAAATGGATCTGAGGAAGCTGTTTCACTAACTGGGACTGGCGCTGCGTTTCACCGTCCCACAACgaggagctgcagcactgcaggCCGCGACACCAGTGAcaacgctgctgctgctccagaggagacagaaaaactgttgaaaaaagaaaatggcaatGAAGACGGCACCTCAGAGAGTCAGAAGTCTATATGA